The following coding sequences lie in one Montipora foliosa isolate CH-2021 chromosome 11, ASM3666993v2, whole genome shotgun sequence genomic window:
- the LOC137974969 gene encoding XK-related protein 8-like yields the protein MEEAEIYLKWYHTFLFFFQTFLAVADTTTDILTSLEYKNSKHPDGEKWFAVSLGVTLVTLTVLCVWSAIASTLRMLTKQDDAKAEAENPDVIFRNPVVNILFSCFWLGPPLHSFQMFLVCAARFTESWKSDRGVPIEKGRLYYLYIHTLSLKMVEGLLESAPQLILQLYVMLMPGTIKITQYVSAPISFITLTWMITSMEVFREFANSNLRLHHNLIIFISNAGIIAARTVAVVAFTLVFPWWLALVFGLHCFLINACGYMLWRSERKQDMLIFIFAYSPLYLFIYSSHYLSKLRGNARFGFQLQAGLSIAWHLLFTAENMLMIFLYYKTDQVGKLDNTVALITVLVGNIGGMFLKSIMWHCCLDKDPMDTNRQRPITIRVLNRKNRA from the coding sequence ATGGAAGAAGCTGAGATTTATTTGAAGTGGTATCAtacatttctgtttttctttcaaactttcCTGGCCGTTGCAGACACTACAACTGACATACTCACTTCACTAGAAtacaaaaattcaaaacacccGGATGGCGAGAAATGGTTTGCTGTAAGCCTTGGTGTAACCTTAGTTACCCTAACAGTGCTTTGCGTTTGGTCTGCGATCGCGAGCACTCTTCGCATGCTTACAAAACAAGATGATGCCAAAGCAGAAGCCGAGAATCCAGATGTCATATTCCGCAATCCTGTCGTCAACATCCTCTTCAGCTGTTTTTGGCTCGGACCACCACTTCACAGCTTTCAGATGTTTCTTGTCTGCGCGGCTCGCTTCACGGAATCATGGAAGTCTGACCGCGGCGTTCCAATCGAAAAGGGACGTCTCTATTACCTGTACATTCACACGCTTAGTTTAAAAATGGTGGAGGGACTGCTAGAATCTGCCCCGCAGCTTATTCTTCAGTTGTATGTTATGCTGATGCCGGGTACAATTAAGATCACACAATACGTATCTGCTCCCATTTCTTTTATCACGCTTACTTGGATGATCACGAGCATGGAGGTATTCCGTGAGTTCGCAAACAGTAACCTAAGGCTTCATCACAATCTGATCATCTTCATCAGCAACGCTGGAATAATTGCAGCTCGTACTGTTGCAGTTGTTGCCTTCACACTCGTCTTCCCATGGTGGCTTGCTCTGGTGTTTGGGCTACATTGTTTCCTTATAAACGCTTGTGGTTACATGTTGTGGCGCTccgagagaaaacaagacatGCTTATATTTATTTTCGCCTATTCGCCGCTCTATCTTTTCATATACAGTTCGCATTATTTAAGTAAGCTTCGAGGCAACGCTCGGTTTGGTTTTCAGCTTCAAGCAGGGTTATCAATTGCTTGGCATTTGCTTTTCACAGCCGAAAACATGTTGATGATTTTCTTATATTACAAAACAGATCAGGTTGGAAAGTTGGACAATACTGTTGCTCTCATTACAGTTCTGGTCGGCAATATCGGAGGGATGtttttaaagtcaataatgTGGCATTGTTGTCTTGATAAAGACCCAATGGACACGAACAGACAGAGGCCCATCACCATACGGGTACTCAACCGCAAGAACCGCGCTTAA